One window from the genome of Deinococcus sp. NW-56 encodes:
- a CDS encoding DUF3560 domain-containing protein yields the protein MTGERETLGTATYHLDDDTLRWSPGARLDADEYARTRAAGFKWWRSSEAWVARWTTQREDFLLEFVEEIGHEADPDDPDARITRFAGRAAAAEGRSDERVRAAMQGLPPMGEPIKLGHHSEGRHRRAIERSDQNMRKAVEEGRKAEYWRGRAAGAERRARQKSDPGVVRRRIEKLEAERRMVQRSLADLEARPPTPERQAARDRSAVHWRRWAGHLDLRLEFERARLASLNPEPFVPLAAYKKGDVVDTQRYGRCEVVRVGPKNVKVRQLTGPTKGWEWAVPPHDLRPVPPEETSTSG from the coding sequence GTGACCGGCGAGCGCGAGACGCTGGGCACCGCGACCTACCACCTCGACGACGACACCCTGCGCTGGAGCCCTGGCGCCCGCCTGGACGCCGACGAGTACGCCCGGACCCGCGCGGCTGGATTCAAGTGGTGGCGCAGCTCGGAGGCGTGGGTGGCGAGGTGGACGACCCAGCGCGAGGACTTCCTGCTGGAGTTCGTGGAAGAGATCGGGCACGAGGCCGACCCCGACGACCCGGATGCCAGAATCACCCGCTTCGCGGGCCGCGCCGCCGCTGCCGAGGGTCGGTCTGATGAACGGGTGCGAGCCGCCATGCAGGGCCTGCCGCCGATGGGCGAGCCGATCAAGCTCGGGCACCACTCCGAGGGGCGGCACCGCCGGGCCATCGAACGCAGTGACCAGAACATGCGGAAGGCGGTCGAAGAGGGCCGCAAGGCGGAGTACTGGCGCGGCAGAGCGGCGGGCGCGGAGCGCCGGGCCAGGCAGAAGAGTGACCCTGGCGTGGTCCGGCGCCGGATCGAGAAGCTGGAAGCGGAGCGGCGCATGGTCCAGCGGTCCCTCGCGGATCTGGAGGCGCGTCCACCCACGCCGGAACGACAGGCCGCGCGGGACCGGAGTGCAGTCCATTGGCGGCGCTGGGCTGGGCACCTGGACCTGCGGCTGGAGTTCGAGCGGGCGCGGCTGGCCAGCCTGAACCCGGAGCCGTTCGTGCCGCTCGCCGCCTACAAGAAGGGAGACGTGGTGGACACCCAGCGCTACGGCCGGTGCGAGGTGGTGCGCGTGGGGCCGAAGAACGTCAAGGTCCGGCAGCTCACGGGCCCGACGAAGGGGTGGGAGTGGGCGGTGCCGCCGCACGACCTGCGGCCTGTGCCCCCGGAGGAGACGTCCACCAGCGGTTGA
- the cas5e gene encoding type I-E CRISPR-associated protein Cas5/CasD, giving the protein MPSTLLIRLEGPLQSWGNRLGGAQPRDTQPLPSAMGLHPTQMVPTKSGVLGLAAAALGIDRAESVEHLRRLTYGVRVDRAGVVQTEFQTRPHENPAYDRRVDARAVLADASFLVGLEGDPELLRDLFRALRNPHWPLALGRRAYLPSLPLCLPGAPVPHALATALSLHPWRERVDDQPRYAVERSAAPSDAAPLVDYPGWDEPVRPFLYRQYRPVEAVTYTGLWGQVYGWTEQEAVDPTPPAAPTGRPSPAVDRQAVRRVQDDAKTNWSEEEARREGLPLYYSAEWFAREFGRLGSLAAMEREHGYSNQALSNWGRRHGLALKPRLSDGQVTRIRELRAQGLSLEAVAQEVGVGKATVLRVTASG; this is encoded by the coding sequence GTGCCTAGCACCCTGCTGATCCGCCTCGAAGGCCCCCTCCAGTCCTGGGGCAACCGCCTGGGCGGCGCCCAGCCCCGCGACACCCAGCCGCTGCCCTCCGCGATGGGCCTGCACCCCACCCAGATGGTGCCCACCAAAAGCGGGGTCCTGGGCCTCGCGGCGGCGGCCCTTGGCATTGACCGCGCCGAGAGCGTCGAGCACCTGCGCCGCCTGACTTACGGGGTGCGGGTGGACCGCGCCGGGGTGGTCCAGACCGAGTTCCAGACCCGCCCCCACGAGAACCCCGCCTACGACCGCCGGGTGGACGCCCGCGCCGTGCTCGCGGACGCCAGCTTCCTGGTGGGGCTGGAGGGCGACCCCGAGCTGCTGCGCGACCTGTTCCGTGCCCTGCGCAACCCGCACTGGCCGCTCGCGCTGGGGCGCCGCGCTTACCTCCCCAGCCTGCCGCTGTGCCTGCCGGGTGCCCCGGTGCCGCACGCTCTGGCGACCGCGCTGAGCCTGCACCCCTGGCGCGAGCGGGTGGACGATCAGCCCCGCTACGCGGTCGAGCGCTCGGCCGCCCCCAGCGACGCCGCCCCCCTGGTGGATTACCCCGGCTGGGATGAGCCGGTCCGGCCCTTCCTGTACCGCCAGTACCGCCCCGTCGAGGCCGTGACCTACACCGGGCTGTGGGGGCAGGTCTACGGGTGGACCGAGCAGGAGGCCGTGGACCCCACGCCCCCGGCAGCGCCCACCGGGCGGCCGTCTCCGGCGGTGGACCGGCAGGCGGTGCGGCGGGTACAGGACGACGCGAAAACGAACTGGAGCGAGGAGGAGGCCCGGCGGGAGGGACTGCCGCTGTATTACTCGGCGGAGTGGTTTGCCAGGGAGTTCGGGCGGCTGGGGAGTCTGGCCGCGATGGAGCGCGAGCACGGGTACAGCAACCAGGCGCTGAGCAACTGGGGACGGCGGCACGGGCTGGCCCTCAAGCCCCGGCTGAGTGACGGGCAGGTCACCCGGATCCGCGAGCTGCGGGCACAGGGGCTCAGCCTGGAGGCGGTGGCGCAGGAGGTCGGCGTCGGGAAGGCCACGGTGCTGCGGGTTACCGCCAGCGGTTAA
- a CDS encoding glycoside hydrolase family 108 protein gives MNRIQHTIGLVVSGALTIETRPRYCLRAARQVVEHANGWEERRFFRELDWGKYRTAENIEQAPDTPWARSIEHAFIERGWTVPVEQARAGDLVFSRVPEDQGHVGPIGLGPDGRLWVLENAEVRRGQHLRGALNWVPLDEWPGITTVGRLPDAWVFQSAFERAHGFTAEFEGGYVNHPADPGGETNLGVTRRVWERWCKSQGHKVKAVRSLTLADVLPLYEAWYWQPLAATLPWPLSAAVYDLYVNHGPGNAKRMLAQAQQARPNASPLVQALALTDVRERFYRSIVAARPSQQVFMKGWLRRVHAQREWLKANAEGEEMPSKVFIRDTNGKNVEWDGKPTVYGGVTLKRYPDGAVQLERVAPPAPDPKDIPATPLK, from the coding sequence ATGAACCGCATTCAGCACACCATCGGGCTGGTGGTCAGCGGCGCCCTGACCATCGAGACCCGCCCCAGGTATTGCCTGCGGGCCGCCCGGCAGGTGGTCGAGCACGCCAACGGCTGGGAGGAGCGCCGCTTCTTCCGCGAGCTGGACTGGGGGAAGTACCGGACCGCTGAGAACATCGAGCAGGCCCCCGACACCCCCTGGGCACGCAGCATCGAGCATGCCTTTATCGAGCGTGGGTGGACGGTGCCGGTCGAGCAGGCCCGTGCCGGGGACCTGGTGTTCAGCCGGGTCCCGGAGGATCAGGGCCACGTCGGTCCCATCGGCCTCGGTCCGGACGGGCGGCTGTGGGTGCTGGAGAACGCCGAGGTCCGGCGCGGCCAGCACCTGCGGGGCGCCCTGAACTGGGTGCCGCTCGACGAGTGGCCGGGCATCACCACGGTGGGCCGCCTGCCCGACGCGTGGGTCTTCCAATCCGCCTTCGAGCGGGCGCACGGGTTCACGGCCGAGTTCGAGGGCGGGTACGTGAACCACCCGGCCGATCCGGGCGGGGAGACGAACCTGGGGGTGACCCGGCGGGTGTGGGAGCGCTGGTGCAAGAGCCAGGGGCACAAGGTCAAGGCGGTGCGCTCGCTGACCCTCGCGGACGTGCTCCCGCTGTACGAGGCCTGGTACTGGCAGCCGCTGGCGGCCACGCTGCCCTGGCCGCTGAGTGCGGCGGTCTATGACCTGTACGTCAATCACGGCCCCGGCAACGCCAAACGGATGCTGGCCCAGGCGCAGCAGGCCCGCCCGAACGCCTCGCCCCTGGTGCAGGCGCTGGCGCTGACCGACGTGCGCGAGCGGTTCTACCGGAGCATCGTCGCCGCCCGGCCCAGCCAGCAGGTGTTTATGAAGGGCTGGCTGCGGCGGGTGCACGCCCAGCGCGAGTGGCTGAAGGCCAACGCGGAAGGAGAAGAGATGCCCAGCAAGGTTTTCATTCGGGACACCAACGGCAAGAACGTCGAGTGGGACGGGAAGCCGACCGTGTACGGCGGGGTGACCCTCAAGCGGTACCCGGACGGGGCGGTGCAACTGGAGCGGGTCGCCCCGCCCGCGCCGGACCCCAAGGACATCCCCGCCACGCCCCTGAAGTGA
- a CDS encoding helix-turn-helix domain-containing protein: protein MFIGGYDAAMPDGLSPVDQRIREAMRLAMEMRSPRLTQAVLAERLGISQPAVAALLSGRRGQIPQSLVDLLEALDLELTVQPKERQ, encoded by the coding sequence ATGTTTATTGGAGGCTATGATGCTGCCATGCCAGATGGTCTATCGCCGGTCGATCAGCGGATTCGTGAGGCCATGCGTCTCGCTATGGAGATGCGCTCACCGAGGCTGACGCAGGCGGTGCTCGCGGAACGTCTGGGCATTTCTCAGCCTGCTGTGGCCGCATTGCTGTCAGGTCGTAGGGGTCAGATTCCTCAGAGCTTGGTGGACCTGTTGGAGGCACTGGACTTAGAGCTGACCGTTCAACCCAAGGAGCGGCAGTGA
- a CDS encoding helix-turn-helix transcriptional regulator, whose translation MYRDLPELLEHHLDERGLSQADFARMVGVNRATVNGVLQGKEGLSLKDWGRWFGALHLKIMFGAEPIGASMGFFINGEDVWAWLLKRLARSRRAAPLRTSGEFQEVLHHAGVSGWYADLLPQHLAPVMESGWLWREGSDTPYALAARIQEAMEADRA comes from the coding sequence ATGTACCGTGACCTGCCTGAACTGCTGGAACATCACCTCGACGAGCGTGGCCTCTCCCAGGCCGATTTCGCCCGCATGGTGGGCGTCAACCGCGCCACCGTCAACGGCGTCCTCCAGGGCAAAGAGGGCCTGTCCCTCAAGGACTGGGGCCGCTGGTTCGGTGCCCTGCACCTCAAGATCATGTTCGGTGCCGAACCCATCGGCGCCAGCATGGGCTTTTTCATCAACGGCGAGGACGTGTGGGCCTGGCTGCTCAAGCGCCTGGCCCGCAGCCGCCGTGCCGCTCCCCTGCGCACGTCCGGTGAGTTCCAGGAGGTGCTGCATCACGCCGGGGTATCCGGCTGGTACGCCGACCTCCTGCCGCAGCACCTCGCCCCCGTCATGGAGAGCGGCTGGCTGTGGCGTGAGGGGAGCGACACCCCCTATGCCCTGGCCGCGCGGATTCAGGAGGCGATGGAGGCGGACCGTGCCTAG
- a CDS encoding class I SAM-dependent DNA methyltransferase, whose product MTPQEFAAKWRELAPRLSERAGYQEHWRDLCALLGEPTPTSDLTGDDYAFEKHVKKAGTGETGYADVFKRGHFVVEYKAKGKSLGKALQQALLYARELGNPPLLLVSDLSTTEIHTNFTGSSPRVIRITLDDLERDAPVGGDLTALTALRACFRDPGKLDPRQLRERVTQDATARVGEVAQALAARGVPQTQAAHFLMRVVFAMFAEDVGLLERGLLTRLLKRAREYPDRSQGYFQELFSAMQGGGEFWGTDIRHFNGGLFDDSAALGITREDADALLVAATLDWAEVEPAIFGTLFENSLDAATRSKRGAHYTGVGDILRVVEPVVMVPLRREWTEVKAQADALSSKRGGKATALEVVRGFHDRLARVTVLDPACGSGNFLVVTLGQLLDLEHEVRSLAFELGAGPFAMPPKVHPRQLLGIEVEPFAHELASVSVWIAHFQWKAAHGGEWETPVLQRLDTIQHRDALLNEDGSEAEWPEAEFIIGNPPFLGDKKMVGGLGRGYTDTLRRVYGDRLPGQSDLVCYWPEKARAMVEAGVTKRAGFVTTNSIRGGKNRVVLERVKATGDIFVAWPDEPWAQDGAAVRVSLFAFDDGSEPVKRLNGEVVPTINADLSTRVDVSAAVPLPENAGLSFIGTQKGGDFDIPGKVAQQWLTLPNPDGVSNADVVKPWVNGMDLTRRPSGRWIVDFGQMTKEEAAQYVAPFEYVVEQVKPEREKNSDRASRERWWLHQRSRPEMRAATAGLRRFIGIPRVAKHLLPVWLPEGTLPDSQVVVVARDDDFTLGVLASSFHRAWAQTMGTFMGVGNDLRYTPSTCFETFPFPHATDEVKAEVEKAARYVVQLRDHLLAQDPKATLTGLYNAVVALRAHPDATHPAHALLKAHQRLDQAVAAAYGWTWPLSDDEVLARLLALNQERASAATAPVSSE is encoded by the coding sequence GTGACCCCACAGGAGTTCGCCGCGAAATGGCGGGAGCTGGCTCCCCGACTGAGCGAACGCGCGGGCTATCAGGAGCACTGGCGCGACCTCTGCGCTCTGCTCGGCGAGCCAACCCCCACGAGTGACCTGACCGGCGACGACTACGCCTTCGAGAAGCACGTCAAGAAGGCGGGCACCGGCGAGACCGGCTACGCCGACGTGTTCAAGCGCGGCCACTTCGTCGTCGAGTACAAGGCCAAGGGCAAGAGCCTGGGGAAGGCCCTGCAGCAGGCCCTGCTGTACGCCCGAGAGCTGGGCAACCCGCCCCTGCTGCTGGTCAGCGACCTGAGCACCACCGAGATCCACACCAACTTCACCGGCAGCAGCCCCAGGGTCATCCGCATCACCCTCGACGACCTCGAGCGCGACGCGCCGGTCGGCGGTGACCTGACTGCCCTCACTGCGCTACGCGCCTGCTTCCGTGATCCCGGCAAACTCGACCCCCGGCAGCTCCGCGAGCGCGTTACCCAGGACGCCACCGCCCGCGTGGGTGAGGTGGCGCAGGCCCTCGCGGCCCGTGGTGTGCCCCAGACCCAGGCCGCCCACTTCCTGATGCGCGTCGTCTTTGCGATGTTTGCCGAGGACGTCGGCCTGCTGGAGCGCGGCCTGCTGACCCGTCTGCTGAAGCGTGCCCGCGAGTACCCAGACCGGTCCCAGGGCTACTTCCAGGAGCTGTTCAGCGCCATGCAGGGCGGCGGCGAGTTCTGGGGCACCGACATCCGGCATTTCAACGGTGGGTTGTTCGACGACTCTGCCGCCTTGGGCATCACGCGGGAGGATGCCGACGCGCTGCTGGTCGCCGCGACCCTGGACTGGGCCGAGGTCGAGCCCGCCATTTTCGGCACGCTGTTCGAGAACAGCCTGGACGCGGCCACGCGCAGCAAGCGCGGCGCGCACTACACGGGCGTGGGCGACATTCTGCGCGTCGTGGAGCCGGTGGTGATGGTGCCCCTGCGCCGGGAGTGGACCGAGGTGAAGGCGCAGGCGGATGCGCTCAGCAGCAAGCGGGGCGGGAAGGCTACGGCGTTGGAGGTGGTGCGCGGCTTTCACGACCGCCTCGCGCGGGTGACGGTGCTCGACCCGGCCTGCGGCAGCGGCAACTTTCTGGTGGTGACGCTGGGGCAGCTCCTCGACCTGGAGCACGAGGTGCGCTCGCTGGCTTTCGAGTTGGGCGCGGGGCCGTTCGCGATGCCGCCGAAGGTGCACCCCCGGCAGCTCCTGGGCATTGAGGTCGAGCCGTTTGCGCATGAGCTGGCAAGCGTGTCGGTCTGGATTGCCCATTTCCAGTGGAAAGCCGCGCACGGCGGGGAGTGGGAGACGCCCGTGCTCCAGCGGCTCGACACCATCCAGCACCGGGACGCCCTGCTCAACGAGGACGGCAGCGAAGCCGAGTGGCCCGAAGCCGAGTTCATCATCGGCAATCCCCCCTTCCTGGGCGACAAGAAGATGGTCGGGGGATTGGGGCGCGGGTACACCGACACCCTGCGCCGCGTGTACGGCGACCGCCTGCCGGGGCAGAGCGACCTCGTCTGCTACTGGCCGGAAAAGGCTCGCGCGATGGTGGAGGCCGGGGTCACGAAGCGGGCCGGGTTCGTCACCACCAACAGCATCCGGGGGGGCAAGAACCGGGTGGTGCTGGAGCGCGTCAAGGCGACCGGAGACATCTTCGTGGCCTGGCCCGACGAGCCCTGGGCGCAGGATGGAGCTGCGGTGCGGGTAAGCCTCTTCGCGTTCGACGACGGCAGCGAGCCGGTCAAGCGGCTGAACGGCGAGGTCGTCCCGACCATCAACGCCGACCTCAGCACCCGCGTGGACGTGAGCGCCGCCGTGCCCCTCCCGGAGAACGCGGGGCTGAGCTTCATCGGCACCCAGAAGGGCGGCGACTTCGACATCCCCGGCAAAGTCGCCCAGCAGTGGCTCACCCTGCCCAACCCCGACGGGGTCAGCAACGCCGACGTGGTCAAGCCCTGGGTGAACGGAATGGACCTCACCCGCCGTCCCAGCGGGCGCTGGATTGTGGACTTCGGCCAGATGACCAAGGAGGAAGCCGCCCAGTACGTCGCGCCCTTCGAGTACGTGGTCGAGCAGGTGAAGCCCGAGCGGGAGAAAAACAGTGACCGCGCTTCGAGGGAGAGGTGGTGGTTGCACCAGCGCTCCCGTCCCGAGATGCGGGCTGCGACGGCGGGTCTACGCCGCTTCATCGGCATCCCCCGCGTCGCCAAGCACCTGCTGCCGGTGTGGCTGCCCGAAGGCACCTTGCCAGACAGCCAAGTCGTGGTCGTTGCCCGCGACGACGACTTTACCCTCGGCGTGCTGGCTTCCAGCTTCCACCGGGCATGGGCTCAGACAATGGGAACTTTCATGGGGGTGGGCAATGACCTGCGGTACACCCCGTCCACCTGCTTCGAGACCTTCCCCTTCCCCCATGCCACGGACGAGGTGAAAGCCGAGGTGGAGAAGGCCGCGCGTTACGTCGTGCAGCTCCGGGACCATCTGCTGGCGCAGGACCCCAAGGCGACGCTTACGGGGCTCTACAACGCCGTGGTGGCGCTGCGGGCGCATCCGGATGCCACTCACCCCGCCCACGCCCTCCTGAAAGCCCATCAACGTCTTGACCAGGCTGTCGCCGCTGCTTACGGCTGGACATGGCCCCTGAGTGATGACGAGGTCCTGGCCCGACTACTGGCGCTGAACCAGGAGCGAGCATCTGCCGCCACGGCGCCGGTCTCATCCGAGTGA
- a CDS encoding excalibur calcium-binding domain-containing protein, with protein sequence MRRLLTLAALSLGMAAAQAAPSGVLTIRFLDVGQGDAVLVTAPTGQTLLYDGGRSESRMRELIRQYGVTRLDLAAASHGDADHITGLIPAIALFKPKLFLNNGIAATTQTYGRLLNVVGQAGTQGLLAREQVINLGAVKVTVIPPPPGMPRNDQNANSVGLLIQYGTFRALLTGDSETPQTQAWLRQKSASFWGPVDVYKSIHHGAANGDSAAWLAAVRPKNVVIGVGPNNYGHPTSTALNLYRKVGANVFRTDQQGTVTVRVQPGGRYAITTERRAAAPAPASAPAPRSQPAPAPVTPPASSVYYPNCAAARAAGAAPVRVGQPGYGTHLDRDRDGVGCE encoded by the coding sequence GTGAGGCGGCTGCTGACCCTGGCGGCTCTCTCCCTGGGCATGGCGGCGGCCCAGGCCGCGCCTTCCGGCGTCCTGACCATCCGCTTCCTCGACGTCGGTCAGGGCGACGCGGTGCTGGTGACGGCCCCCACCGGGCAGACCCTGCTGTACGACGGGGGGCGCAGCGAGAGCCGGATGCGGGAGTTGATCCGTCAGTACGGGGTCACCCGCCTCGACCTCGCCGCCGCCAGCCACGGGGACGCCGACCACATCACCGGGCTGATCCCGGCCATCGCGTTGTTCAAGCCCAAGCTGTTCCTGAACAACGGCATTGCCGCCACCACGCAAACGTACGGCCGACTCCTGAACGTGGTGGGCCAGGCCGGAACCCAGGGACTGCTGGCCCGTGAGCAGGTGATCAACCTGGGGGCCGTGAAGGTCACCGTCATCCCGCCGCCCCCAGGGATGCCCCGTAACGACCAGAATGCGAACAGTGTGGGGCTGCTGATCCAGTACGGCACCTTCCGGGCGCTGCTGACTGGGGACAGTGAAACGCCTCAGACACAGGCGTGGTTGCGCCAGAAGTCGGCCAGCTTCTGGGGTCCGGTGGACGTGTACAAGAGCATCCACCACGGGGCGGCGAACGGGGACAGTGCGGCGTGGCTGGCAGCGGTGCGGCCGAAGAACGTGGTGATCGGGGTGGGGCCGAACAATTACGGGCACCCGACGAGTACGGCGCTGAACCTCTACCGGAAGGTGGGCGCCAACGTGTTCCGCACCGACCAGCAGGGCACGGTCACGGTGAGGGTGCAACCTGGGGGGAGGTACGCGATCACCACAGAGCGGCGGGCGGCGGCTCCAGCGCCAGCGTCAGCCCCTGCGCCCCGGAGTCAACCTGCCCCGGCGCCGGTCACGCCACCAGCCTCGAGCGTGTACTACCCCAATTGCGCAGCGGCGCGGGCAGCGGGTGCGGCACCGGTGCGGGTCGGGCAGCCGGGGTACGGCACGCACCTCGACCGCGACCGGGATGGGGTGGGCTGCGAGTGA
- a CDS encoding DUF3006 domain-containing protein has product MNRDHSSHDRDDTPPTLAGPTQITVDGIEGNVARIELPDGTTADWDLASLPRGVREGDVVRLHVEHGDLEIEIDHAATTRRRTAAQSQLDAMNRAAPTGEIDL; this is encoded by the coding sequence ATGAACCGAGATCACTCCTCCCACGACCGGGACGACACCCCACCCACCCTCGCCGGGCCGACCCAGATCACCGTGGACGGCATCGAGGGCAACGTTGCCCGCATTGAACTGCCTGACGGCACGACTGCGGACTGGGACCTCGCCAGCCTGCCGCGTGGTGTGCGGGAGGGGGACGTGGTCCGCCTGCACGTCGAGCATGGCGACCTCGAGATCGAGATTGACCACGCGGCAACGACCCGGCGCCGGACGGCCGCACAGTCTCAGCTCGACGCCATGAACAGGGCCGCCCCCACCGGGGAGATCGACCTGTGA